The genomic DNA atGCAATATTAGCACcagaaaaactgtgagcccatgcaaatattgagtttcatttacacaataattcatgttttctctgtcatttttactttctcctgtgggccaaattggattctccaaagggctggatttggcccctgggacatgagtttgaaacatgctctaaataattaggaaaagttaaagatgtcgatgtaaacctatTTTGTTTGCTGTAACATaataaaaacccaaaaagaTCTGTGGGCAACAGCTCCAACCCTGTgatttggtagtagacaatgaaacagagaagaagagctttcctaaaactaaagtagtcccatttttaaaaggcaattaaatgaatatggtgcattatgtgttttgttaggcatagatctaccAATCAatacatttagaagattttatgccatatttataaaaaaaaaaaaacagtagaggATCCTTTAAGGCAGCAAGCTGAGGGGAAgaaaatgatcatttaaatgaatattaattaattttgacAGAACATAACTTACACCAGCTCCCATCGGTTAGCAGAGAATAATAGATGTATAGCGTGGTCCTCCAGCTCTCTATCCTTCTGCAGGTAGGAGTTTATCAGCAGACCAATGGACGTGGTCCTGTCTGCAACCAGAGGAGattagggtgtactcacactggcaactggggccgttccaagctcacagcaggaatccccccctccctgtcccttttctgacacggtagaacggacgtgatcaccagctcaactcggttcccacagagaaacacatcatcacgttaatttatgacacacgtatggtgttacgtcaccattaagcgactctgggtttgttgttgacagtacattctgttaatttcatattttctgttgcgtagggtaactataaaccaagatttacccagacacgtgctcttttcacggactgggtttcccagggcccctgaacgcatcacgttcatttaaatgaccgtaactctgctcatatttgttctatcggagaaattccaccagtttatgaaagataagaagttgctctttacagccagtgtcggtacattgcggtaattttactcacacgtaacggaaacattaaagatgctgctttgttttgacgaaatcgacacaaggaacatagagaaccaagtgagtgagaaagaaagattaaaacagaccaaataacggtggatttattaaaaatgaaagactctctgatgataaaaaccaccatgaatggaggttcaaatggatttgaaaacaaaggaggaaactgagcctataaaggtaagatcactttaatttctggatcaataaatgtcgttctgattttgtggagctagtctttgtgtacattaatataagtgtaaatagatgcttttaatgtgtgagacaatttaggacagagtatttgtgtgtttgtttaaactttgtgtgtctgtgtgtccatctgatcatatttatctccatcactttcagttttccttttgatgaacatgacattatctaactcttcttttatttcttcttctttaagtccatacagagtggacacgcccctccctggacattaaaaccatgagctgatcctagtttccatcatcaggtctagacccatcacttctacagacaacagacagaataaagctcagagtcaacatggaatgcacttatttattgaaatgtatattaaatgattatttaatgttctgtaattttattttttaggagatgtttttaattgtttcaatagtttagagacttaaggaacagattgtcataatgcataataaaggtgatttacttgagtcatcattaatttcagattgtttttaagtctttgtataaaaatactttaacaggacaacaatgatgtgcagagctgcagtaatgttggcttcatacaataatagtaataataataataataataataaccactgcacacgccaccagagaagcttccagtgaataatttacaaataaaaaaagttcactgatggtgacattgagatctcaatgtcaccatcagtgaactttttttttttttgtaaattattcactggaagcttagatattgtgtgacaaagatatcaaagtttgttgttccttgtacttccaatgtttaaatgttttgtttttaaggttcatgttacattttgcagaAGGTTGCACTTcatttctggcttattgatttttgtttggaaaattattaccctttctttcagacatttcatttatttgggcttgtattggtgatgttctgtttttggttacatagaatagaatagtcttTTATTGTCACGGTACTTGGTGGTACAGTGAAATTTGAGAGATGCTCGCATAGAGCTACAGTACACCACAAAGCATAGAATTAAAAGACAGGagcgaaaacaacaacaaggcattgaatatgtacaaagatgataaaaaacGAACGTACggcataaaaattttaaaacgaGACATCGGTGAGTACTTTACAGAATAAGTTACAGTTTAAAGTGCTGTAGTGTTTAGTGCTAaagcgtgtgtgtatgtgtgtgtgtggggggggggttatggGAGATTGTTCCTgaaagagtgtttgtgtgtgtatccatGGGTGTTTGCAGTCCGTATGGCCCAGGGGAAGAAGCTGTTTGTCAGTCTGCATGTGTGGGATTTTGTTGACCTGTAGCGTCTTCCAGAGGGCAGCAGGTCGAACAGGGGGTGAGCAGGGTGTAAGGGGTCTCCTGTGATGGCCTTGGTTCTCCTGAGGCAGCAGGATGTGGCGATGTTTTCTAGGCTGGGCAGAGGGCAGCCGATGATTTTTTGGGCAGTGTTTATGACCCTCTGCACCGCCTTCCTGTCCTTGACTGTTGAGCCTGTGTACCACACACCCAGACAGTATGTCAGCACGCTCTCCACAGAGGAGTGATAAAAGGCCAACAGCAGCTTCGTGTCCAGATGGTTCTTCCTGAGGACACGCAGGAAGTGTAGCCGCTGCTGAGCCTTCTTGACTAGGGCCCTGATGTTCTCAGTCCAGGAGTGGTCAGCAGAGATGTGGGTGCCCAGAAACCTGAAGGTGGTGACAGTCTCCACCTGTTCTCCATTTATGAGGAGGGGGGTGTGGTCCTGTCTGATCTTCCTGAAGTCCATGATcagttcttttgttttctgGATATTCAGGGTCAGGTTGTTTGCTGAGCACCAGCGTGATAGTTCCTCTACCTCGGCCCTGTACGCTGTCTCATCCTCGCCTCGGATGAGTCCCACCACAGTGGTGTCGTCCGCATATTTAATAATGCGGTTGGTTGGGTGAGTTGAAGAGCAGTCATAGGTGTACAGGGCGTACAGTAGAGGGCTCAAGACGCAGCCTTGCGGGGAACCAGTGCTGAGTGTGATGGTGGAGGAGTGGTGGGGGCCGAGTCTGACAGACTGTGGGCGGCTCGTCAGAAAGTTTTTAATCCAGTTGCAGGTGGGGAGAGGTATATGTAATTTCAACAGTTTGGTGATTAGGATGTCCGGAATGATTGTGTTGAACGCTGAGCTGTAGTCCACGAAAAGCATCCTCACATAGCTCTTCTTGTTCTCCAGATGACTCAGCGCTGTGTGAAGTGTGATGGCGATGGCGTCCTCTGTGGATCGGTTTGCCTTGTAGGCAAACTGGTGTGGGTCGAAGGTGGGAGGGAGGCAGTCTCTGATGTGCTGAGAAACTGACCGCTCCATGCACTTCATGATTACAGACGTCAGAGCGATCGGTCTGTAATCG from Gouania willdenowi chromosome 4, fGouWil2.1, whole genome shotgun sequence includes the following:
- the dtymk gene encoding thymidylate kinase isoform X1, with product MKCMERSVSQHIRDCLPPTFDPHQFAYKANRSTEDAIAITLHTALSHLENKKSYVRMLFVDYSSAFNTIIPDILITKLLKLHIPLPTCNWIKNFLTSRPQSVRLGPHHSSTITLSTGSPQGCVLSPLLYALYTYDCSSTHPTNRIIKYADDTTVVGLIRGEDETAYRAEVEELSRWCSANNLTLNIQKTKELIMDFRKIRQDHTPLLINGEQVETVTTFRFLGTHISADHSWTENIRALVKKAQQRLHFLRVLRKNHLDTKLLLAFYHSSVESVLTYCLGVWYTGSTVKDRKAVQRVINTAQKIIGCPLPSLENIATSCCLRRTKAITGDPLHPAHPLFDLLPSGRRYRSTKSHTCRLTNSFFPWAIRTANTHGYTHKHSFRNNLP